The Sesamum indicum cultivar Zhongzhi No. 13 linkage group LG2, S_indicum_v1.0, whole genome shotgun sequence genome contains a region encoding:
- the LOC105155712 gene encoding LOW QUALITY PROTEIN: uncharacterized protein LOC105155712 (The sequence of the model RefSeq protein was modified relative to this genomic sequence to represent the inferred CDS: inserted 1 base in 1 codon) has protein sequence MPIKSESGTPPPRIGKIGPYTVFVTPPATPSPSPSPKPESPRTPVXPPPVMAPPAQFYKEKPSSFAFFWNTVAKVQNAHASLDEHVAHWFGLNQSKYQWALDDYYESNGKNQTEAKPQVKPSKIQNV, from the exons ATGCCAATCAAGAGTGAATCAGGGACGCCTCCGCCGAGGATCGGGAAGATCGGACCTTACACCGTGTTTGTGACGCCTCCGGCGACGCCAAGTCCCAGTCCCAGCCCCAAGCCCGAATCTCCTAGGACACCGG CCCCTCCCCCAGTTATGGCCCCGCCCGCGCAGTTCTACAAAGAGAAGCCTTCTTCTTTTGCCTTCTTCTGGAACACGGTTGCCAAGGTTCAGAATG CGCACGCGAGTTTGGACGAGCATGTGGCACATTGGTTTGGCTTGaatcaatcaaaatatcaGTGGGCATTGGATGATTACTATGAGAGCAATGGAAAG AATCAGACAGAGGCAAAACCACAGGTTAAACCCAGCAAAATACAGAATGTGTAA